In Dermatophilus congolensis, a genomic segment contains:
- a CDS encoding MFS transporter yields MYKAPTGPIPVPPRGERQRNQGERPELPSRRSRREQPNAQWDQTAPARHAAPSSDWSSPSSSSSTSGGYASAADAWNAALANNKEVSGSQTSTPGATSSWNSGTSTSSPWGTSSTSNGWENTSNSWESRTSSSSYGTSGSSWSSSAPNGGTSSTSTASSPPETPSRRSRREQRAADSWSSPATSASGSNGWSTTSSDAWASPSTSSTPETPSRRSRREQRAADSWSSPATSASGSNGWSTTSSDAWASPSTSSTPETPSRRSRREQRAADSWSSPATSASGSNGWSTTSSDAWASPSTSSTPETPSRRSRREQRAAEQRTSTPPAESWNWDQPTSSTSTTDTWGKTSSTNAPSTSTNGGTNSWSATSASGSNGWSTTSSDAWASPSTSSTPETPSRRSRREQRAAEQRTSTPPAESWNWDQPTSSTSTTDTWGKTSSTNAPSTSTNGGTNSWSATSASGSNGWSTTSSDAWASPSTSSTPETPSRRSRREQRAAEQRTSTPPAESWNWDQPTSSTSTTDTWGKTSTPETNKNNNWSTTSTNGSSSSSSSSSSSERWSSSNNSWDQPETTSSSPRPGANWGWPSRSDFGPATPSPNQRAQTPQRPAPQHQPHPETPDSQPQKQHTPTTPRPENRATSAQEAWDHARGITSTPTEAATTEETPKTSRPGANWGWPSSSAFGTIKKKPEEHTTAPAKEEPSPEPRPRRTQKEQWTEPATPPIPARHNAHDTDSTHDDWDTPNISDRWDQENNQPTRQTPWDQRRNESHPRQRQEQSHSRRNEHEHDHDESARTTRIPSGDDDNWAQRRRPRRPEEWGPTGNPRHPHWGENDERERARSHERELPHNYWDEDPDDEEEPPDQARTQALQTQVAPRDNRNRQTHHDERDQPHERSREREQPFNPHEARTEAIRARLDQAKTQAIQVRPERPEPHGVTSRRLRQYQEPQTRNARDDYEEDYDNDSYEEYTSRGPRILAGRASHKLTALLCWLTIALEGFDLVAFGAAIPTLFENKYLGMTPGDATLIATVSLIGVAIGSILGGPLTDKFGRRGGLMAAIALFSFSTIAVPLTPSIPFFAAARFLAGIGLGASMPIAIATATESGRHDRKASSTTMTMTGYHVGAVLISIVAMTVLPHWQLLFYIGGAAGLPLIPLVWLFFHDSHSALVPRHNRSTFGDLLSNHKGAILGSWVASFLSLLLVYGLNIWLPQLMRSAGYSLDASLSLLFIMNAGAITGLAIAGIVADRGGIKRSTAIWFAASAVFLALLSIHWENEFILHILMFITGLFVFSAQGLIYAHIAHLIIPSKRGTALGLASGIGRIGAITGPAITGTLLSAGLGHPWGFYVFSGIALLGTLAVLLMPATPRSLR; encoded by the coding sequence ATGTACAAAGCACCTACCGGACCGATCCCCGTGCCTCCACGGGGCGAACGGCAGCGCAATCAGGGCGAGCGACCCGAACTTCCTAGCCGCCGCAGCCGCCGCGAACAACCGAACGCTCAATGGGATCAAACCGCACCTGCTAGGCACGCAGCGCCCTCGAGCGATTGGTCCTCTCCCTCGTCTTCTTCGTCTACTTCTGGTGGGTACGCTTCAGCTGCAGATGCATGGAACGCTGCACTGGCCAACAACAAAGAAGTATCTGGCTCCCAAACATCGACTCCCGGTGCTACCTCTTCTTGGAATAGCGGCACCTCGACTTCTTCACCATGGGGAACAAGTAGCACCTCAAACGGGTGGGAAAACACCTCAAACAGCTGGGAATCACGTACCTCTTCCAGCTCGTACGGAACTTCTGGCAGCAGCTGGAGCAGCTCTGCCCCCAACGGGGGCACTTCTTCGACCTCAACTGCATCGTCCCCACCTGAAACTCCTAGTCGCCGCAGCCGCCGCGAACAACGCGCCGCCGATTCTTGGAGTTCTCCTGCCACCAGCGCTAGTGGCAGTAATGGCTGGTCTACCACCAGCAGTGATGCATGGGCATCACCCAGCACCAGCAGCACTCCCGAAACTCCTAGTCGCCGCAGCCGCCGCGAACAACGCGCCGCCGATTCTTGGAGTTCTCCTGCCACCAGCGCTAGTGGCAGTAATGGCTGGTCTACCACCAGCAGTGATGCATGGGCATCACCCAGCACCAGCAGCACTCCCGAAACTCCTAGTCGCCGCAGCCGCCGCGAACAACGCGCCGCCGATTCTTGGAGTTCTCCTGCCACCAGCGCTAGTGGCAGTAATGGCTGGTCTACCACCAGCAGTGATGCATGGGCATCACCCAGCACCAGCAGCACTCCCGAAACTCCTAGTCGCCGCAGCCGCCGCGAACAACGCGCCGCCGAACAACGCACCAGCACACCACCAGCCGAAAGCTGGAACTGGGACCAGCCCACCAGTTCCACAAGCACCACTGACACCTGGGGAAAAACCAGCAGTACTAACGCCCCCTCCACCAGCACCAACGGCGGCACCAATAGTTGGTCTGCCACCAGCGCTAGTGGCAGTAATGGCTGGTCTACCACCAGCAGTGATGCATGGGCATCACCCAGCACCAGCAGCACTCCCGAAACTCCTAGTCGCCGCAGCCGCCGCGAACAACGCGCCGCCGAACAACGCACCAGCACACCACCAGCCGAAAGCTGGAACTGGGACCAGCCCACCAGTTCCACAAGCACCACTGACACCTGGGGAAAAACCAGCAGTACTAACGCCCCCTCCACCAGCACCAACGGCGGCACCAATAGTTGGTCTGCCACCAGCGCTAGTGGCAGTAATGGCTGGTCTACCACCAGCAGTGATGCATGGGCATCACCCAGCACCAGCAGCACTCCCGAAACTCCTAGTCGCCGCAGCCGCCGCGAACAACGCGCCGCCGAACAACGCACCAGCACACCACCAGCCGAAAGCTGGAACTGGGACCAGCCCACCAGTTCCACAAGCACCACTGACACCTGGGGAAAAACCAGCACCCCCGAAACCAACAAAAACAACAACTGGTCTACCACCAGCACCAACGGCAGTAGCAGTAGCAGTAGCAGTAGCAGTAGCAGTGAAAGATGGTCCAGCAGTAACAACAGCTGGGACCAACCCGAGACCACCAGCAGCTCTCCTCGCCCCGGCGCTAACTGGGGCTGGCCTTCCCGATCCGATTTTGGTCCGGCGACCCCCTCCCCCAACCAGCGCGCCCAAACCCCCCAGCGCCCAGCACCACAACACCAACCACACCCCGAAACCCCCGACTCACAACCCCAAAAACAACACACCCCAACCACCCCACGCCCAGAAAACCGCGCCACCAGCGCTCAAGAAGCCTGGGACCATGCCCGCGGCATCACCAGCACCCCCACCGAAGCAGCAACCACAGAAGAAACCCCCAAAACTTCGCGTCCAGGGGCGAACTGGGGGTGGCCATCCAGCTCTGCATTCGGAACCATCAAGAAAAAGCCCGAAGAACACACCACAGCCCCAGCTAAAGAAGAACCCTCCCCTGAGCCACGCCCCCGCCGCACCCAAAAAGAACAGTGGACCGAACCGGCCACCCCACCCATCCCCGCACGCCACAACGCCCACGACACCGACAGCACTCACGACGACTGGGATACCCCCAATATCAGTGACCGCTGGGACCAAGAAAACAATCAACCCACGCGTCAGACCCCGTGGGACCAGCGCCGCAACGAATCCCACCCCCGCCAGCGCCAAGAACAATCCCACTCCCGCCGCAACGAACACGAGCACGACCACGACGAATCTGCACGCACCACCCGCATACCCAGCGGCGACGATGACAACTGGGCACAACGGCGCCGCCCACGCCGCCCCGAAGAATGGGGCCCCACCGGCAACCCACGCCACCCCCACTGGGGAGAAAACGACGAACGCGAACGAGCTCGCAGCCACGAACGGGAACTACCTCACAACTACTGGGACGAAGACCCTGACGACGAAGAAGAGCCACCAGACCAAGCACGCACCCAGGCGCTACAAACACAAGTAGCCCCCCGAGATAACCGCAATCGTCAAACCCACCACGACGAGCGCGACCAACCTCACGAACGTAGCCGCGAGCGCGAGCAGCCGTTCAACCCTCACGAAGCCCGCACCGAAGCGATCCGTGCACGCCTGGACCAAGCAAAAACCCAAGCTATCCAGGTCCGGCCAGAACGTCCCGAACCTCATGGGGTCACCAGCAGGCGACTTCGCCAGTACCAAGAACCCCAGACTCGTAATGCCCGCGATGACTACGAGGAGGACTACGACAACGACAGTTACGAGGAATACACCAGCCGCGGCCCCCGCATACTCGCTGGCCGTGCCTCACACAAACTCACTGCACTGCTGTGCTGGCTGACCATCGCTCTTGAAGGGTTCGACTTGGTTGCTTTTGGCGCAGCCATCCCCACTCTCTTCGAAAACAAATACCTCGGCATGACTCCCGGCGACGCCACCCTCATCGCCACTGTCTCCTTGATCGGTGTAGCAATCGGATCCATCCTGGGGGGACCACTCACCGACAAATTCGGGCGACGAGGAGGGCTCATGGCAGCCATCGCCCTTTTCAGCTTCTCCACTATCGCTGTGCCCTTAACCCCCAGCATCCCCTTCTTCGCCGCTGCACGATTCCTGGCCGGTATTGGCTTAGGCGCCAGCATGCCGATCGCGATCGCAACCGCCACCGAAAGCGGCCGTCACGATCGCAAGGCCTCATCAACCACAATGACCATGACCGGCTATCACGTCGGAGCCGTGCTGATCTCCATCGTCGCTATGACAGTGCTTCCGCACTGGCAACTACTGTTCTACATCGGTGGTGCGGCAGGGCTGCCGCTCATCCCGCTCGTGTGGCTGTTCTTCCACGACTCGCACAGCGCACTCGTGCCTCGCCACAACCGCAGCACTTTCGGTGACCTGCTCAGCAACCACAAAGGCGCCATTCTTGGCTCCTGGGTAGCTTCCTTCCTGAGTCTGCTGCTCGTCTATGGCCTCAACATTTGGCTACCCCAACTGATGCGCAGCGCAGGCTACTCACTGGATGCTTCCCTGTCTTTGCTGTTCATCATGAATGCAGGAGCCATCACTGGTCTGGCCATCGCAGGCATCGTCGCCGACCGCGGCGGAATCAAACGCTCCACCGCCATCTGGTTCGCAGCCTCCGCGGTATTCCTCGCTCTCCTGTCCATCCACTGGGAGAACGAATTCATCCTGCACATCCTCATGTTCATCACTGGACTCTTCGTGTTCAGCGCCCAAGGACTCATCTACGCCCACATCGCCCACCTCATCATCCCCAGCAAACGAGGCACCGCCCTCGGCCTGGCCAGCGGTATCGGCCGTATCGGCGCCATCACTGGACCAGCCATCACCGGTACCCTGCTATCTGCAGGGCTGGGGCACCCATGGGGTTTCTACGTGTTCTCAGGTATCGCGCTGCTAGGCACTCTTGCCGTGCTACTCATGCCAGCCACCCCGCGGAGCCTACGGTGA
- a CDS encoding trypsin-like serine peptidase has protein sequence MKSFTTRAARRPLIAAAIALTTLATPALAYTASANPGGQNQPSATAPAGPGASTPTGHQDPNKPFITHEFTQQKKAVTDYWTPERMKAAIDMTQDFNSDQNGPTAAPTAKPTEPAKQQSAQPMSYAGTTVPRAAAEAPRPTIGKVFFKMRGKDYVCSANSVQSKNKSVVATAGHCANDKGQYADSFMFVPAYENGKAPLGEWVGVRAYTPTDWVQRGEMNMDTAFVVIAPAEDGSKLADKVGATGVAFNQPRGQEYSAFGYPAAKPFDGQTLKSCHGKAQDDRHNSKRTSQGIPCDMTGGSSGGPWFVGNGYDPAKSVQNSVNSYGYKNTGTDMYGPYWGKEIQQAYEDASADNNTNKK, from the coding sequence ATGAAGTCTTTCACCACCAGAGCAGCACGGCGTCCCCTGATCGCCGCCGCAATCGCCCTCACCACTCTCGCCACCCCTGCACTGGCCTACACGGCCAGCGCCAACCCTGGCGGCCAGAACCAGCCCTCAGCCACCGCACCGGCTGGCCCGGGCGCGTCCACCCCCACGGGCCACCAGGACCCGAACAAGCCATTCATCACCCACGAGTTCACCCAGCAGAAGAAAGCTGTCACGGACTACTGGACTCCGGAGCGCATGAAGGCTGCGATCGACATGACGCAGGACTTCAACTCCGACCAGAACGGACCGACGGCCGCCCCCACGGCCAAGCCGACCGAGCCAGCGAAGCAGCAGAGCGCTCAGCCGATGTCCTACGCCGGCACCACGGTTCCCCGCGCCGCTGCTGAGGCACCTCGCCCCACCATCGGCAAGGTCTTCTTCAAGATGCGCGGCAAGGACTACGTCTGCTCCGCGAACTCCGTGCAGTCCAAGAACAAGTCCGTTGTCGCCACCGCTGGCCACTGCGCCAACGACAAGGGCCAGTACGCGGACAGCTTCATGTTCGTCCCGGCCTACGAGAACGGCAAGGCTCCCCTCGGCGAGTGGGTCGGCGTGCGCGCCTACACCCCCACCGACTGGGTGCAGCGTGGCGAAATGAACATGGACACCGCGTTCGTGGTCATCGCTCCGGCTGAAGACGGCAGCAAGCTGGCCGACAAGGTTGGCGCCACCGGTGTCGCCTTCAACCAGCCCCGCGGCCAGGAGTACTCGGCCTTCGGGTACCCGGCAGCTAAGCCCTTCGACGGCCAGACCCTGAAGTCCTGCCACGGCAAGGCCCAGGACGACCGCCACAACAGCAAGCGCACCTCGCAGGGCATCCCCTGCGACATGACCGGTGGCTCCTCCGGTGGCCCCTGGTTCGTCGGCAACGGCTACGACCCGGCCAAGTCCGTGCAGAACTCCGTGAACTCCTACGGTTACAAGAACACCGGCACCGACATGTACGGCCCGTACTGGGGTAAAGAAATCCAGCAGGCCTACGAAGACGCTTCGGCGGACAACAACACCAACAAGAAGTGA
- a CDS encoding alpha/beta fold hydrolase, which yields MSDLPGNFPGDLPDNEALEAMFAAESAPDPQARLWDGRARHLTFLHGLGGSPLTWENQVAKLPPVGIRAQAPWLRGMRPAANETFDFSAAAGDLLMNLQLEGAPRTAIIGHTLGGMVGMQMAVDAPETISHLVLIGAQIRPPAAALKAQKMALKMTPRSRFEAMGVSKNRVASALDMIATFEAGDHLDAITAKTLLVAGERDRAGRAAAEHIAANIAQAEVFIVPGASTEPMNENVEEFNTRLWDFLGVEPHTY from the coding sequence GTGAGCGATCTTCCCGGCAACTTCCCAGGCGACCTGCCCGACAACGAAGCCCTCGAAGCGATGTTCGCTGCCGAGTCTGCGCCCGATCCCCAAGCGCGCCTCTGGGACGGCCGCGCCCGCCACCTCACCTTCCTGCACGGCCTCGGCGGATCGCCCCTGACCTGGGAAAACCAAGTCGCAAAGCTCCCACCCGTAGGAATCCGCGCCCAGGCCCCCTGGCTGCGGGGAATGCGCCCAGCAGCCAACGAAACCTTCGACTTCTCCGCAGCCGCCGGAGACCTCCTCATGAACCTCCAACTCGAAGGGGCACCTCGCACCGCCATCATTGGGCATACCCTCGGCGGCATGGTCGGCATGCAAATGGCCGTCGACGCTCCCGAAACCATCTCTCACCTCGTCCTCATCGGCGCGCAAATCCGCCCACCCGCCGCAGCTCTCAAAGCGCAAAAAATGGCCCTCAAAATGACCCCACGCTCCCGCTTCGAAGCGATGGGTGTTTCCAAAAACCGCGTCGCCTCCGCCCTGGACATGATCGCCACCTTCGAAGCAGGCGACCATCTCGATGCAATCACCGCAAAAACACTGCTCGTTGCCGGTGAACGAGACCGAGCAGGACGCGCCGCTGCCGAACACATCGCAGCCAACATCGCGCAAGCCGAGGTCTTCATCGTCCCCGGCGCTAGCACTGAACCTATGAATGAAAATGTCGAAGAGTTCAATACCCGCCTGTGGGACTTCCTCGGCGTTGAACCGCACACCTACTAA
- a CDS encoding alpha/beta hydrolase yields MSPTPTHFTLAAAALASILLTTACAVPLTPQEYASHHPTVTTQPTPITPQHLLDQPYVAKGDPRQRLDLTVPPGQKGRIPVVMFIHGGAWSGGDPRSFESSKNANFAALRSALLAQGWATASIGYRLTPEAVMPAQLHDVKAATRWLHAHAGRYGLDPQRIAVIGESAGGHLAQLLGTTRGNPSAEGTIGITKASSSVAAVVSLYGVSDLTNLVQQRVDAGCGTGDHGPDSPEGKLIGGKDPADAANADAADAASPITQTSRNSAPTLFLHGTHDCIVPHTQSERAATALRNNQVNTEVHLIDAGHADPTFYTTPEIRAHIITFLKHHFTTPTNR; encoded by the coding sequence GTGAGCCCCACCCCCACCCACTTCACCCTCGCCGCTGCTGCCCTGGCAAGCATTCTGCTCACCACTGCCTGCGCGGTGCCGCTCACCCCGCAGGAGTACGCCTCCCACCACCCAACAGTCACCACCCAACCCACCCCCATCACCCCCCAACACCTCCTTGACCAGCCCTACGTAGCCAAAGGTGACCCCCGGCAACGACTCGACCTGACCGTCCCCCCAGGCCAAAAAGGACGCATCCCCGTGGTCATGTTCATCCACGGCGGCGCCTGGTCCGGCGGTGACCCTCGCAGCTTCGAATCTTCCAAAAACGCTAACTTCGCTGCCCTACGATCAGCCCTGCTGGCACAAGGATGGGCGACCGCTTCCATCGGCTATCGGCTCACCCCCGAAGCTGTGATGCCCGCCCAACTCCACGATGTCAAGGCTGCCACCCGATGGCTCCACGCCCACGCCGGACGCTACGGACTGGACCCTCAGCGCATCGCCGTCATCGGTGAGTCCGCTGGCGGGCACCTCGCCCAACTCCTGGGAACCACCCGCGGAAACCCTTCAGCCGAAGGCACCATCGGCATCACCAAAGCCTCCAGCAGTGTCGCCGCAGTAGTGAGCCTCTACGGCGTCTCTGACCTGACTAACCTCGTCCAGCAACGCGTCGATGCTGGATGCGGCACTGGCGACCACGGCCCGGACTCTCCCGAAGGAAAACTCATCGGCGGTAAAGACCCTGCCGATGCAGCCAACGCTGACGCCGCAGACGCCGCCAGCCCCATCACCCAAACCTCACGCAACTCTGCCCCCACCCTCTTCCTCCACGGCACCCACGACTGCATCGTCCCCCACACCCAATCCGAACGCGCCGCCACCGCCCTACGCAACAACCAAGTCAACACCGAGGTCCACCTCATCGACGCCGGTCACGCCGACCCCACCTTCTACACCACCCCCGAAATACGCGCACACATCATCACCTTCCTCAAACACCACTTCACCACCCCCACAAACCGCTAA
- a CDS encoding glutaminase yields MRSMIPDYVRQICETCSDAWLAGENAHYIPELAKQDPSLFGVALSTVDGQVYAVGDTEVEFTIQSISKPFVYAMALVDRGLPELAAYIGVEPSGEAFNELSLDVGSKRPLNPMINAGALTAHALVGGVGDGADARFERIRAGMSAFAGRELSLDQDVFESELQTAYRNRALANMLRGYEVLPDEPEDVVRGYTMQCALRVTVRDLALMAATLANGGVQPLTGEQVVLAPVVRQVMSVMFACGMYDEAGEWITSVGIPAKSGVGGGIIGALPGQLGVATLSPPLDAHGNSVRGVEVFQRLSGDMGMHLMEVPPPAMSVVRFAGPVQVTGGVVFVYDLQGALRFAAVERVVRMVSDEGPSERTVVFDLIDVPHLDDVARRMLLELARRMTLEGYDVWWVGWRGPVPWPGEGGSLRLADSLDEVVL; encoded by the coding sequence ATGAGGTCAATGATTCCGGATTACGTTCGGCAGATTTGTGAGACGTGTTCGGATGCGTGGTTGGCGGGTGAGAACGCGCATTACATTCCGGAGTTGGCTAAGCAGGATCCGTCGTTGTTTGGGGTGGCTTTGTCGACGGTGGATGGTCAGGTGTATGCGGTGGGGGATACGGAGGTGGAGTTCACGATTCAGTCGATTTCGAAGCCGTTTGTGTATGCGATGGCGTTGGTGGATCGGGGTTTGCCGGAGTTGGCTGCGTATATCGGGGTGGAGCCTTCGGGGGAGGCGTTTAATGAGTTGTCGTTGGATGTGGGGTCTAAACGGCCGTTGAATCCGATGATTAATGCGGGGGCGTTGACTGCGCACGCGTTGGTGGGTGGGGTTGGTGATGGGGCGGATGCGCGTTTTGAACGGATTCGTGCGGGGATGAGTGCTTTTGCTGGTCGGGAGTTGTCGTTGGATCAGGATGTGTTTGAGTCTGAGTTGCAGACGGCGTATCGCAATCGTGCGTTGGCGAATATGTTGCGGGGGTATGAGGTTCTTCCGGACGAGCCGGAGGATGTAGTGCGTGGGTACACGATGCAGTGTGCGTTGCGGGTGACGGTGCGTGATTTGGCGTTGATGGCGGCGACGTTGGCCAATGGTGGTGTGCAGCCGTTGACGGGGGAGCAGGTGGTGTTGGCTCCGGTGGTACGTCAGGTGATGTCGGTGATGTTTGCGTGTGGCATGTACGACGAGGCGGGGGAGTGGATTACGTCGGTGGGGATTCCGGCTAAGTCAGGTGTGGGCGGGGGGATTATTGGGGCGTTGCCGGGCCAGTTAGGGGTGGCGACGTTGTCTCCGCCGTTGGATGCGCATGGGAACAGTGTGCGTGGGGTGGAGGTGTTTCAGCGGTTGTCTGGCGATATGGGGATGCATTTGATGGAGGTGCCGCCGCCGGCGATGTCGGTGGTGAGGTTTGCTGGGCCGGTGCAGGTCACTGGTGGGGTGGTGTTTGTGTATGACTTGCAAGGGGCGCTTCGGTTTGCTGCGGTGGAGCGGGTGGTGCGGATGGTCTCTGATGAGGGCCCCTCGGAGCGGACGGTGGTGTTTGACCTTATTGATGTGCCGCATCTGGATGATGTTGCGCGGCGGATGTTGTTGGAGTTGGCGCGGCGGATGACGTTGGAGGGGTATGACGTGTGGTGGGTGGGGTGGCGTGGTCCGGTGCCGTGGCCGGGGGAAGGGGGGTCGTTGCGGTTGGCGGACAGTTTGGATGAGGTGGTGCTTTAG
- a CDS encoding DUF808 domain-containing protein yields MAAGLVALLDDVAMLAKLAAASIDDVAAAAGKASIKAAGVVVDDTAVTPRYVTGFTPDRELPAIWRIAKGSLVNKIVFILPAILILSQFAPFLLTPLLMLGGLYLSFEGAEKIWDKVTGYEEEKEESPAVLQGPETEDKMVKSAIRTDFILSAEIMVISLNEVVHQTFWERAIILVVVALLITAGVYGFVGLLVKMDDIGIAMTTQRSGAAQTLGRALVTGMPKVLAALGAVGTVAMLWVGGHILLSGAAELGLAAPYAVVHHLEGAVTAATGPLGGPLGWVTNTAFSALAGLIVGVIVVLITHLIPGKTAH; encoded by the coding sequence ATGGCCGCTGGTCTGGTTGCTTTACTCGATGACGTCGCTATGCTCGCCAAACTTGCTGCCGCCTCCATTGATGATGTGGCCGCTGCCGCAGGTAAAGCCAGCATCAAAGCTGCTGGCGTCGTCGTCGATGACACCGCAGTGACACCCCGCTACGTCACAGGATTCACCCCAGATCGGGAACTTCCAGCCATCTGGAGAATTGCCAAAGGATCTCTGGTAAATAAAATAGTTTTTATTCTCCCGGCAATCCTTATCCTGAGCCAGTTTGCGCCATTTCTGCTCACCCCACTACTCATGCTCGGTGGGCTGTACCTGTCATTCGAAGGCGCAGAAAAAATTTGGGACAAAGTGACAGGTTATGAGGAAGAAAAAGAAGAATCTCCCGCAGTTCTGCAGGGACCAGAAACGGAAGACAAGATGGTGAAAAGTGCAATCCGCACAGACTTCATCCTCTCTGCAGAAATCATGGTGATCTCCCTCAATGAAGTCGTTCACCAAACATTCTGGGAAAGAGCAATCATCCTCGTAGTCGTAGCTTTGCTCATCACTGCAGGCGTATACGGATTCGTCGGCCTACTCGTGAAAATGGACGATATTGGCATCGCCATGACCACCCAACGGTCCGGAGCGGCGCAAACACTCGGCCGCGCCCTGGTCACCGGAATGCCTAAAGTGCTCGCCGCGCTGGGCGCCGTAGGCACCGTCGCCATGCTGTGGGTTGGTGGCCACATTCTGCTCTCCGGAGCCGCTGAGCTCGGACTCGCAGCACCCTACGCAGTAGTGCACCACCTCGAAGGAGCCGTCACCGCAGCAACCGGCCCACTAGGTGGACCACTCGGATGGGTGACCAACACAGCCTTCTCTGCCCTGGCCGGACTCATCGTTGGGGTGATCGTTGTGCTCATCACGCACCTCATCCCCGGCAAAACCGCTCACTAA
- a CDS encoding NUDIX hydrolase, with protein MLFGPAPHITDELHDPASIEIVLTERAHSMRSHAAQVAFPGGHEEPTDNGPNAAALREAHEEVGIQPASVEIISTLPALFMRPRRNCVTPVIGWWHTPHRLEARDPREVARVERIAIADLVNPANRFSVISPSGHRGPGFTAQGLFIWGFTAMLLDAVITAAGLTLPYDHSIVRPLPEAQLAARRRAAAPEK; from the coding sequence ATGCTCTTCGGCCCCGCCCCACACATCACCGACGAGCTGCACGACCCGGCAAGCATCGAAATCGTGCTGACAGAACGTGCGCACTCAATGCGCTCACACGCTGCACAAGTAGCCTTCCCCGGCGGCCACGAAGAACCAACCGACAATGGGCCAAACGCAGCCGCACTCCGAGAAGCCCACGAAGAAGTAGGAATACAACCAGCATCCGTAGAGATCATTTCGACGCTACCGGCACTATTCATGCGGCCACGACGCAACTGCGTCACCCCGGTAATAGGCTGGTGGCACACCCCACATCGCCTAGAAGCACGTGACCCCCGCGAAGTTGCCCGCGTTGAACGAATAGCAATAGCTGACCTGGTTAACCCAGCGAACCGATTCTCGGTCATATCACCGAGTGGTCACCGCGGCCCAGGATTCACAGCTCAGGGATTATTCATCTGGGGATTCACCGCCATGCTGCTCGATGCAGTAATCACCGCTGCAGGCTTAACCCTGCCTTATGACCACAGCATCGTGCGTCCTCTACCCGAAGCGCAGCTAGCTGCCAGGCGCCGCGCAGCTGCCCCAGAAAAGTGA
- a CDS encoding peptidoglycan-binding domain-containing protein: protein MRTTKIKKLPSPLTSLSLILVAGLSTAFATGYLTIGTPTPADPEDTPPPTAKIGKGSVAQLADVPLTQVSEWTTNAEVPIEASRRVVTRLTLREGAHTPRCTSPISVNDVPVLLIPGQRPFFRDLAPGATGSDVAALQRGLTACGHRVTDPPGKFGKSTAAAWAALMRPYKPIPETIHWRQLVPVPDKVKKLRIAKLGATLGQVLPEGAPLMKLDGGPLTAIGGLEPALANELHMGQSIKVTMASGKNIVASVAAVTMPTHTASAAGNPPIQGLPNPPGSNETPETTRLEPGNIKPGFYKLQLTLPSNDDPNDKPIKAAIKLNASPADSLHVPLAAITTCNGKPCIRLAKNTQNRDIPVQTGISDGNLVTITPLEGRLSVGDEVLVSDK from the coding sequence GTGAGGACCACCAAAATCAAAAAACTACCTTCCCCGCTAACGAGCCTATCCCTCATCCTCGTAGCCGGACTCAGCACCGCCTTCGCCACCGGCTACCTCACCATCGGCACCCCCACCCCAGCCGACCCCGAAGACACCCCACCCCCCACCGCCAAAATCGGCAAAGGATCAGTCGCTCAACTCGCCGACGTCCCCCTCACCCAAGTCAGCGAATGGACCACCAACGCCGAAGTACCTATCGAAGCATCCCGCCGCGTCGTCACCCGCCTCACCCTCCGCGAAGGCGCCCACACCCCCCGCTGCACCTCACCCATCTCCGTCAACGACGTCCCCGTCCTCCTCATCCCCGGACAACGCCCCTTCTTCCGCGACCTCGCCCCCGGCGCCACCGGCAGTGACGTAGCTGCCCTCCAACGCGGACTCACCGCCTGCGGCCACCGTGTCACCGACCCCCCAGGCAAATTCGGCAAATCCACAGCAGCCGCATGGGCCGCCCTCATGCGCCCCTACAAACCCATCCCCGAGACCATCCACTGGCGACAACTGGTCCCCGTACCCGACAAAGTCAAAAAACTCCGCATCGCCAAACTCGGCGCCACCCTCGGTCAAGTCCTGCCCGAAGGCGCCCCTCTGATGAAACTCGACGGCGGCCCCCTCACCGCCATCGGCGGACTCGAACCCGCCCTCGCCAACGAACTCCACATGGGCCAAAGCATCAAAGTCACCATGGCATCAGGCAAAAATATCGTCGCCTCCGTCGCCGCCGTCACCATGCCCACCCACACCGCCTCAGCCGCAGGAAACCCACCCATCCAAGGCCTACCCAATCCACCCGGCAGCAACGAAACCCCCGAAACAACCCGACTAGAACCAGGCAACATCAAACCCGGCTTCTACAAGCTACAACTCACCCTGCCCTCCAACGACGACCCCAACGACAAGCCCATCAAAGCCGCCATCAAACTCAACGCATCCCCAGCCGACAGCCTCCACGTTCCCCTAGCCGCCATCACCACCTGCAACGGCAAACCGTGCATCCGCCTCGCCAAAAACACCCAAAACCGCGACATCCCCGTCCAAACAGGCATCTCAGACGGAAACCTCGTCACCATCACCCCCCTCGAAGGACGCCTCTCAGTAGGTGACGAAGTCCTGGTGAGCGATAAGTGA